Proteins from a single region of Dyadobacter fanqingshengii:
- a CDS encoding transglutaminase family protein yields the protein MAIKVAISHKTKYQFDRSVSLSPHIFRLRPAPHSRTAIEGYSLKITPENHFINWQQDPFGNYQARVVFPEKTTELSLEVEVIAKMQVINPFDFFVEEYAEMYPFSYEATLKKELGPYLEPREAGPALMEWVEKAKVNKDIKIVDFLVHLNQQIYNAIHYNIRMEVGVQTCEETLNIKSGSCRDSAWMLVQILRHLGIASRFVSGYLVQLTSDIKSLDGPSGPEEDFTDLHAWTEAYVPGAGWIGLDPTSGLFASEGHIPLCCTPDYASAAPVSGATDICEVTFEFDNKVFRIHEDPRVTKPYTEEQWAAVMQVGHDVEKDLQEGDVRLTMGGEPTFISIDDFESPEWNTAADGPLKRQLAYDLALRLKKRFAHGGLLHFGQGKWYPGEPFPRWQYALYWRNDGVPMWRNDDLVTKEGQTKYTFREAELFTTELTKYLGLDTNNITPAYEDPIYWAMEEGKLPVNVDPLKVNLKDSIERRTLAKLLEKGLNNPAGFVLPIKWNEKGQHWSSSAWQFKRNHCFLVPGNSAIGFRLPLKSLPEVARAHREQPVERSPFEDLQPLIDFKLVVESRYGSVAPPYELPVNAVFEDEEAEDNKVLTEKEAEDKLLFELPIIKTALCVEERDGIIYVYLPPTDYLEHYLDLMASIEATAEKLKMPVRIEGYAAPTDSRVQKLIVTPDPGVIEVNIHPAKNWQELVDNVSALYEEAFFSRLGTDKFMVDGRHTGTGGGNHVTIGGAKPADSPILRRPDLLRSLITYWQHHPALSYLFAGPFIGPTSQAPRIDEGRDEKLYEVEIAFEQIPDDKEVPFWMVDRIFRNLLVDITGNTHRSEFCMDKLYSPDSATGQLGILEFRAFDMPPHKHMNLVQTLLVRALIAKFWKEPYKHKLIRWGTELHDRFLLPHFAYLDMVDVVKDLKDAGYNFDISWFDPFFEFRFPHYGGITVDNIQLDLRLGIEPWHVLGEELSNSGTARFVDSSLERLQVKVSGFVEGRHILVCNGCRVPLRSSGIKGEFVSGIRYKAWNPPSALHPTIGADAPLVFDIVDTWNNRILGGCTYFVSHPGGRSFDTYPVNSFEAESRKISLFQGFGHTPSAKQEVPILEKNTGSVSRFIAETKKEMKSDTPIELINPEYPNTLDLRKYWKSK from the coding sequence ATGGCTATAAAAGTTGCTATTTCTCATAAAACCAAATATCAGTTTGACCGGAGCGTTTCACTTTCACCGCATATTTTCCGGCTTCGCCCGGCACCGCATTCCAGAACGGCCATTGAAGGTTACTCATTAAAAATTACTCCCGAAAATCATTTCATAAATTGGCAGCAGGATCCTTTTGGCAACTATCAGGCGAGGGTTGTGTTCCCTGAAAAAACCACAGAACTAAGTCTGGAAGTGGAGGTGATCGCCAAAATGCAGGTCATAAATCCCTTCGATTTTTTTGTAGAGGAATATGCGGAAATGTATCCTTTCTCATACGAGGCAACATTAAAGAAGGAACTGGGGCCATATCTTGAACCAAGAGAAGCCGGGCCTGCTTTGATGGAATGGGTCGAGAAGGCGAAGGTTAATAAGGACATTAAGATCGTGGATTTCCTGGTTCATCTTAACCAGCAGATTTACAATGCAATACATTACAACATCCGCATGGAAGTGGGTGTCCAGACCTGCGAAGAAACATTAAATATCAAAAGCGGTTCCTGCCGTGACTCCGCGTGGATGCTTGTGCAGATATTGAGACATTTGGGCATTGCTTCGCGGTTTGTTTCGGGTTATCTGGTGCAGCTTACTTCGGATATTAAATCACTGGACGGCCCCTCCGGCCCGGAAGAAGATTTTACCGATTTACACGCCTGGACCGAAGCTTATGTTCCCGGTGCAGGCTGGATTGGCCTGGACCCGACTTCCGGACTTTTCGCCAGCGAAGGCCACATTCCGCTTTGCTGTACGCCCGATTATGCAAGCGCCGCGCCGGTTTCGGGCGCGACGGACATTTGCGAGGTTACGTTTGAATTTGATAACAAAGTCTTCCGCATCCACGAAGATCCGCGGGTTACCAAGCCATATACAGAGGAACAATGGGCCGCTGTAATGCAGGTTGGCCATGATGTGGAGAAGGATTTGCAGGAAGGCGATGTGCGCCTGACCATGGGCGGCGAGCCAACATTCATTTCCATAGACGATTTCGAATCGCCGGAATGGAACACTGCTGCGGATGGGCCATTGAAAAGACAATTGGCTTACGATCTGGCATTAAGGCTTAAAAAACGGTTTGCACACGGCGGACTCTTACATTTTGGACAAGGCAAATGGTATCCCGGCGAGCCTTTCCCGAGATGGCAATATGCGCTATACTGGAGAAATGACGGCGTTCCTATGTGGCGCAATGATGATTTGGTAACCAAAGAAGGACAAACAAAATACACATTCCGCGAAGCCGAGCTTTTCACAACTGAGCTTACAAAATATCTTGGTTTAGATACAAATAACATTACGCCGGCCTATGAAGACCCCATTTATTGGGCGATGGAGGAAGGCAAATTACCCGTCAATGTTGATCCTTTGAAGGTTAATCTCAAAGATTCCATTGAAAGAAGAACATTAGCCAAATTGCTTGAAAAAGGCCTTAATAATCCTGCCGGTTTTGTTTTGCCAATTAAATGGAATGAAAAAGGACAGCATTGGTCGAGTTCTGCCTGGCAATTCAAACGCAATCATTGTTTTCTGGTTCCGGGAAATTCTGCTATTGGTTTCAGGTTACCGTTAAAATCTTTACCCGAAGTTGCCAGGGCGCACCGCGAACAACCTGTTGAACGCAGTCCTTTTGAAGATCTGCAACCGCTGATCGATTTCAAGCTGGTTGTTGAATCACGCTATGGCTCGGTTGCGCCGCCTTATGAGCTGCCGGTGAATGCTGTTTTTGAAGATGAGGAAGCAGAGGATAATAAAGTATTGACGGAAAAAGAGGCTGAGGATAAATTGCTTTTTGAACTTCCGATTATTAAAACGGCGCTTTGTGTGGAAGAGCGGGACGGCATTATCTATGTTTATTTGCCGCCAACCGATTATCTGGAACATTATCTGGATTTAATGGCGTCCATTGAGGCCACAGCCGAAAAGCTGAAAATGCCGGTAAGGATCGAAGGTTATGCAGCACCCACTGATTCCAGAGTTCAGAAACTCATTGTTACACCCGATCCGGGGGTTATTGAAGTGAACATTCACCCTGCAAAAAACTGGCAGGAACTGGTTGATAATGTGAGTGCGCTGTATGAAGAGGCATTCTTTTCTAGATTAGGTACAGACAAATTCATGGTTGACGGGCGCCATACCGGAACAGGAGGCGGAAATCACGTCACGATTGGAGGCGCTAAGCCTGCCGATAGCCCCATTTTGAGGCGTCCTGACCTTTTAAGGAGCTTAATCACTTACTGGCAGCATCATCCTGCATTGAGTTACCTTTTCGCCGGGCCGTTTATTGGTCCTACCAGCCAGGCGCCGCGCATTGATGAGGGCAGGGATGAAAAGTTGTATGAGGTTGAGATTGCATTCGAACAAATTCCGGATGACAAAGAAGTGCCATTCTGGATGGTAGACCGTATTTTCAGGAATCTGCTGGTGGACATTACGGGCAACACGCACCGTTCGGAATTTTGCATGGACAAGCTTTACTCACCTGATTCTGCAACAGGCCAGCTGGGAATTCTTGAATTCCGCGCATTCGATATGCCGCCGCACAAGCACATGAATCTTGTGCAAACGCTGCTCGTCCGTGCGTTAATTGCTAAATTTTGGAAAGAACCCTATAAACACAAGCTGATCCGTTGGGGAACCGAGCTGCACGATCGCTTCCTGCTGCCGCATTTCGCATATCTGGATATGGTGGATGTGGTGAAGGATCTGAAAGACGCCGGTTATAATTTCGACATTTCCTGGTTTGATCCATTCTTTGAGTTCCGCTTTCCGCATTATGGCGGCATTACGGTTGATAATATACAGCTCGACTTGCGCCTGGGCATTGAGCCCTGGCACGTTTTGGGGGAAGAATTGTCCAACAGCGGCACAGCCCGGTTTGTAGATTCTTCGCTGGAACGCTTGCAGGTGAAAGTAAGCGGATTTGTAGAAGGAAGGCACATTCTGGTTTGTAATGGCTGCCGTGTTCCCTTGCGCAGTTCGGGGATCAAAGGCGAATTTGTATCCGGGATCCGCTATAAAGCCTGGAACCCGCCTTCCGCATTGCACCCGACGATCGGGGCGGATGCGCCGCTGGTTTTCGACATTGTGGATACCTGGAATAACCGTATCTTGGGTGGTTGCACTTATTTCGTTTCGCATCCGGGTGGGCGTAGTTTCGATACTTATCCGGTTAATAGTTTCGAAGCAGAATCCCGTAAAATCAGCCTTTTTCAAGGTTTTGGACATACGCCATCTGCCAAGCAGGAAGTGCCGATTTTAGAAAAAAATACAGGCAGCGTTTCGCGTTTTATTGCTGAGACCAAAAAGGAAATGAAAAGCGACACGCCGATAGAATTAATCAATCCCGAGTATCCAAACACACTGGATTTACGTAAATACTGGAAATCAAAATAG